The following proteins come from a genomic window of Acidobacteriota bacterium:
- a CDS encoding MetS family NSS transporter small subunit: MSPLAILVLILICGFVWGGFTLFLIRALRSERSRSQDG; this comes from the coding sequence ATGTCCCCGTTAGCGATCCTCGTACTCATCCTGATCTGCGGCTTCGTCTGGGGCGGCTTCACGTTGTTCCTGATCCGGGCGCTCAGGAGCGAGCGCTCTCGATCCCAAGACGGCTGA
- a CDS encoding thiamine phosphate synthase has translation MSAPGPTLRPPANRLYAIVDTGFFGSESEAVVGTVKTLLDCGARWIQFRAKGVPDLVMWRLAEAVGPLFEEETGAGGEADAPLLWINDNAAVAAGLAASGSRVGLRVGLHLGQDDLPPVAARLSVPPTCPIGRSTHGREQAAEADRDPAVDVLAIGPAFGTTTKDRPDPVVGLAGVTAARAVTSKPLIAIGGIDAERAPRVIEAGADAVAVISALDPTDLVVSCRRLLRSLA, from the coding sequence ATGAGCGCTCCTGGGCCGACGCTGCGGCCGCCTGCGAACCGCCTCTACGCGATCGTCGATACGGGATTCTTCGGCTCCGAATCCGAGGCCGTGGTCGGTACGGTCAAGACGCTGCTCGACTGCGGCGCGCGCTGGATCCAGTTTCGCGCAAAGGGGGTGCCGGACCTGGTGATGTGGCGGCTCGCCGAGGCGGTAGGGCCCTTGTTCGAGGAGGAAACGGGCGCGGGCGGCGAAGCGGACGCACCGCTGCTCTGGATCAACGACAACGCGGCGGTGGCAGCCGGGCTGGCGGCGAGCGGCTCGCGCGTCGGTCTCCGCGTGGGTCTTCACCTGGGCCAGGACGACCTGCCCCCCGTGGCGGCGCGGCTGTCGGTTCCTCCCACCTGTCCGATCGGCCGCTCGACCCACGGCCGCGAGCAGGCCGCGGAAGCGGACCGCGACCCGGCCGTCGACGTGCTGGCGATCGGCCCGGCGTTCGGAACGACGACCAAGGACCGGCCGGACCCGGTCGTCGGGCTCGCCGGTGTAACCGCCGCGCGCGCGGTCACCTCGAAGCCCCTGATCGCGATCGGCGGCATCGACGCCGAGCGCGCTCCGCGCGTCATCGAGGCCGGCGCCGACGCGGTGGCGGTCATCTCGGCTCTCGACCCGACGGACCTGGTGGTCTCCTGCCGCCGGCTGCTGCGATCGCTCGCTTGA